Genomic window (Aquipuribacter hungaricus):
GGTCGTCAACCTGCTCGCCGTCTGGCGGGCGCACGGCCTGGACCGGGTGATGCGGCAGGTCTGGGAGGCCGGCGTCGTCCTCGGCGGGGTGAGCGCCGGGTCGATCTGCTGGCACACCGGCGGGACCACGGACTCCTTCGGGCCCGGCCTGGACCCGGTCACCGACGGGCTCGGGCTCGTCCCGTACGCCAACGGCGTCCACTACGACTCCGAGGCCCGCCGGCGCCCCCTGGTGCACGCCCTCGTCGCCGACGGCACGCTCGGGCGGACCTACTGCACCGACGACGGGGCCGGCCTCGTCTACCGCGGTACAGAGCTGGCGCAGGCCGTCGTCGAGCGCGACGGCGCAGGTGCCTACGTCGTGGAGCGGGACGCCTCGGGCGCGGCCGTGGAGGAGCGCCTGGACGTCGTGGACGTCCGCCGGTGAGCGCCCTCCCCCGTCCCGACCAGGCCGCCCTGCTCGAGGCGGTGCGCCCCGTCCCCGACGCCGGGGCCGCCGCGGCCGCGCGCCAGCGGCTCGCCGCCCTCGCCACCCCGCCGGGTGCGCTCGGCCGCATCGGCGAGACCGCCGTGTGGTGGGCCGGCGTCCG
Coding sequences:
- a CDS encoding Type 1 glutamine amidotransferase-like domain-containing protein; protein product: MPADVPTIVATSGGWVPGRRTRVAFGPLVHHCLDLSGVSGRTPRVTHLGTAGGDQAHWNSWVLEAGREAGIDVTNLSLFPMPSVDDVLGHLLEADVVWVNGGSVVNLLAVWRAHGLDRVMRQVWEAGVVLGGVSAGSICWHTGGTTDSFGPGLDPVTDGLGLVPYANGVHYDSEARRRPLVHALVADGTLGRTYCTDDGAGLVYRGTELAQAVVERDGAGAYVVERDASGAAVEERLDVVDVRR